A genomic segment from Flavobacterium litorale encodes:
- the pruA gene encoding L-glutamate gamma-semialdehyde dehydrogenase: MPKGIYNVPDALNEPVLSYAPGTKEREQVLATFKDMYATTVDVPLYIGSEEIRTGKTQTMNPPFDHKKVVGTFHEAEKHHVEKAISTALEARTAWASMAWEQRAAIFLKAADLLAGPYRAKINASTMIAQAKTVHQAEIDAACEFIDFLRFNVEFMTQIYAEQPISSEGMWNRMEYRPLEGFVYAITPFNFTAIAGNLPASAALMGNVVIWKPSASQVYSANVIMEVFKLAGVPDGVINMVHGDPVMITDTLMASPDFAGVHYTGSTQVFNGIWAKIGENMGKGIYKTYPRIVGETGGKDFVIAHPSSIPAQVATGLLRGAFEFQGQKCSAASRAYIPKSMWNEVKEQLTKDIESMKMGSPEDPSNFITSVIHEASFDKLAKYIDNAKSASDAEIIAGGTYDKSEGYFITPTVILTTNPQYETMHTELFGPVLTIYVYEDEKWEETLKLVDETSPYALTGAVFSQDRYAIEQATKALENCAGNFYINDKPTGAVVGQQPFGGARASGTNDKAGSVLNLLRWVSPRTIKETFVTPTDYRYPFLGE; encoded by the coding sequence ATGCCAAAAGGAATTTATAATGTACCAGACGCGTTAAACGAGCCAGTATTATCGTATGCACCTGGAACAAAAGAAAGAGAGCAAGTACTTGCTACTTTTAAAGATATGTATGCCACTACAGTAGATGTGCCTTTGTACATTGGTAGCGAGGAAATACGTACGGGAAAAACACAAACGATGAACCCTCCTTTTGATCATAAAAAAGTAGTGGGTACGTTTCATGAAGCAGAAAAACACCACGTAGAAAAAGCAATTAGTACAGCACTAGAAGCCCGTACAGCTTGGGCTAGTATGGCTTGGGAACAACGTGCTGCTATATTTTTAAAAGCTGCCGACCTTTTAGCTGGACCTTACCGTGCTAAAATAAACGCATCTACCATGATTGCACAAGCAAAAACAGTACACCAAGCTGAAATTGATGCTGCTTGTGAGTTTATTGACTTTTTACGTTTTAACGTAGAGTTTATGACACAGATTTACGCGGAGCAACCCATATCGTCTGAAGGAATGTGGAACCGTATGGAATACCGCCCATTAGAGGGTTTTGTTTATGCCATAACACCATTTAACTTTACTGCTATAGCGGGTAACTTACCAGCATCTGCAGCGCTTATGGGTAACGTAGTAATTTGGAAACCAAGCGCAAGCCAGGTATACAGTGCTAACGTAATTATGGAAGTATTTAAACTTGCTGGTGTACCCGATGGCGTTATTAACATGGTACATGGTGACCCTGTTATGATAACTGATACACTTATGGCAAGCCCTGATTTTGCAGGAGTACACTATACAGGTTCAACACAGGTGTTTAACGGTATTTGGGCAAAAATAGGCGAAAATATGGGTAAAGGTATTTATAAAACCTACCCCCGAATTGTTGGCGAAACAGGTGGTAAAGATTTTGTTATTGCACACCCATCGTCAATACCAGCACAAGTAGCTACAGGATTATTAAGAGGAGCATTTGAGTTCCAAGGACAAAAATGTTCAGCAGCTTCCAGAGCATACATACCAAAATCAATGTGGAATGAGGTAAAAGAGCAGCTAACAAAAGATATCGAATCGATGAAAATGGGTTCTCCAGAAGATCCTTCAAATTTCATAACATCCGTAATACACGAGGCATCTTTTGATAAATTGGCAAAATATATTGATAATGCTAAATCAGCATCTGATGCCGAAATTATTGCAGGGGGTACGTACGATAAATCAGAAGGGTATTTTATTACCCCAACAGTTATTTTAACAACCAACCCACAGTACGAAACCATGCATACGGAGCTTTTTGGTCCTGTGCTCACCATTTATGTATATGAGGACGAGAAATGGGAAGAAACACTAAAATTAGTAGACGAAACTTCGCCATACGCATTAACAGGTGCCGTATTTAGCCAAGACCGTTACGCCATAGAGCAGGCTACTAAAGCACTAGAAAACTGTGCTGGTAACTTCTACATTAACGATAAGCCAACGGGTGCTGTTGTAGGGCAACAACCATTTGGTGGTGCAAGAGCATCAGGTACTAACGATAAAGCAGGTTCTGTACTTAACTTATTGCGTTGGGTATCGCCGAGAACTATTAAAGAAACATTTGTAACACCTACAGATTACAGATATCCTTTTTTAGGAGAATAA
- the rsmG gene encoding 16S rRNA (guanine(527)-N(7))-methyltransferase RsmG translates to MHEIIRQFPNLTETQLQQFEQLEALYTDWNAKINVISRKDIDALYTKHVLHSLGIAKVMPFKPNASVMDVGTGGGFPGIPLAILYPETNFYLIDVIAKKIKVVQEVADALGLTNVKAEQKRAEQVDGTFDFIVSRAVTNMPDFVKWVRGKIKKEQNHDLPNGILYLKGGDLTEELQVFQKVALYNLSDYFADEFFETKKVVHLAMKYKV, encoded by the coding sequence ATGCACGAGATTATTAGGCAATTCCCGAACCTTACCGAAACACAGCTACAGCAATTTGAGCAATTAGAAGCGCTTTATACCGATTGGAACGCCAAAATTAATGTAATATCCCGTAAGGATATTGATGCGTTGTACACCAAACACGTGCTACACTCCTTGGGTATTGCTAAGGTAATGCCTTTTAAACCCAATGCTAGTGTTATGGATGTAGGTACAGGCGGTGGTTTTCCTGGGATACCTCTGGCCATATTATACCCCGAAACTAATTTTTATTTGATAGACGTTATTGCTAAAAAAATAAAAGTAGTACAAGAAGTTGCCGATGCTTTAGGGCTTACTAACGTAAAAGCGGAGCAGAAACGAGCCGAACAAGTAGACGGAACATTCGATTTTATTGTGAGCCGTGCTGTAACCAATATGCCCGATTTTGTAAAGTGGGTTAGGGGTAAAATTAAGAAAGAACAAAACCACGACCTGCCTAACGGAATACTGTACCTTAAAGGGGGTGACCTTACTGAGGAATTACAGGTTTTCCAGAAAGTAGCATTATATAACCTCTCGGATTATTTTGCTGATGAATTTTTTGAAACTAAAAAGGTGGTACATCTGGCTATGAAGTATAAGGTGTGA
- a CDS encoding fatty acid desaturase family protein — protein MNMTPPVFSKRDSVKFFRTLNKRVNEYFKENNIKKTGNWKLHIKTIVMFAALLAPYFILLTLNLPVWGQLLLTIVMGIGMAGIGMNVMHDANHGSYSSKSWLNKVMGGSIYLLAGNVYNWQVQHNVLHHTYTNIHGHDEDLDAGRVIRFTQDAKWMKLHRFQHYYSIFLYGLLTFNWAITTDIKQMRSYIKRGLSYGEFRSPVKQWTVLVVTKLLYALVWFVVPMLLGIVWWKVLIGFFVMHYTAGLILSVVFQLAHVVEETENPTPNENNEMENTWAIHQLYTTANFAPKNKIVNWFTGGLNHQIEHHIFPHISHVHYSKIAEIVKQTAREHNLPYHEFSTMRGAVAAHFKHLKELGMKPALN, from the coding sequence ATGAACATGACACCACCTGTATTCTCTAAAAGAGACTCAGTAAAATTTTTCCGAACACTTAACAAGCGTGTAAACGAATACTTTAAAGAAAATAATATTAAAAAAACGGGCAACTGGAAACTGCACATTAAAACCATAGTAATGTTTGCTGCCTTGTTGGCACCCTACTTTATTTTACTAACCCTAAACTTACCCGTTTGGGGTCAATTATTACTTACTATTGTAATGGGTATTGGTATGGCTGGTATTGGTATGAATGTTATGCACGATGCTAACCATGGTTCGTACTCCTCTAAATCGTGGTTAAATAAAGTTATGGGGGGTAGCATCTATCTATTGGCTGGCAACGTGTATAACTGGCAGGTACAACACAATGTACTGCACCATACGTACACTAACATACACGGGCACGATGAAGATTTGGATGCGGGTAGAGTAATACGCTTTACGCAAGATGCCAAATGGATGAAATTACACCGATTCCAACATTATTATTCTATTTTCCTGTATGGGTTGCTAACCTTTAACTGGGCAATTACTACCGATATTAAACAAATGCGCAGCTATATAAAGAGAGGTTTATCGTATGGCGAATTTCGTAGTCCCGTAAAACAATGGACGGTGCTTGTAGTTACAAAACTACTTTACGCGCTAGTATGGTTTGTAGTACCTATGCTTTTAGGCATTGTTTGGTGGAAGGTACTAATAGGCTTTTTTGTAATGCACTACACAGCAGGTTTAATATTAAGTGTTGTTTTCCAATTGGCACACGTGGTAGAGGAAACAGAAAACCCCACCCCAAACGAAAACAACGAAATGGAAAACACATGGGCAATACACCAATTGTACACTACGGCTAATTTTGCGCCTAAAAATAAAATTGTAAACTGGTTTACAGGTGGGCTTAACCACCAGATAGAACACCATATATTCCCACACATTAGCCATGTGCACTACAGCAAAATTGCCGAAATTGTAAAGCAAACAGCCCGCGAGCATAATTTACCCTACCACGAATTTAGTACCATGCGTGGTGCAGTAGCAGCACACTTTAAACACCTTAAAGAGCTAGGTATGAAACCCGCACTAAACTAA
- a CDS encoding pyridoxal phosphate-dependent aminotransferase — protein MNNVLSDRINNLSTSQTLAMAAKARELKAAGKDIISLSLGEPDFNTPDFIKEAAKKAIDENYNSYTPVDGYVELKEAITRKFKRDNNLDYKPSQIVVSTGAKQSLYNIAQVMLNDGDEVILPAPYWVSYFEIIKLSGGVPVVVPTSVDTDFKMTAEQLEKAITPKTKMMWFSSPCNPSGSIYSETELKALAEVLQKHNIYVVSDEIYEHINFSGKAPSIASIPGMFDKTITVNGVAKAFAMTGWRIGYIGAPEFIAKACTKIQGQVTSGANCIAQRATIDAVDADPKVLKHMVTAFHKRRDLVIELMNDIDGFKNNVPEGAFYVFPDISAFFGKTLNGIAIKNADDFAMYLLEHANVATVTGAAFGNPDCIRISYATSEDQLKEALLRIKEAVSA, from the coding sequence ATGAATAACGTGCTTTCTGACAGAATTAACAACCTATCTACTTCACAAACCCTTGCTATGGCTGCCAAAGCCCGAGAGTTAAAAGCGGCGGGAAAAGACATTATTAGCCTAAGTTTGGGCGAACCTGATTTTAATACCCCTGATTTTATTAAAGAGGCTGCAAAAAAAGCAATTGACGAAAATTACAATAGCTATACACCAGTAGATGGATATGTGGAGCTGAAAGAAGCCATTACCAGAAAGTTTAAACGCGATAATAACCTCGATTATAAGCCCTCGCAAATTGTAGTATCTACAGGGGCAAAACAATCGTTATATAACATTGCGCAAGTAATGCTTAATGATGGCGATGAGGTAATACTACCTGCGCCCTATTGGGTAAGTTACTTCGAAATCATAAAACTATCGGGTGGTGTACCAGTAGTAGTACCAACATCGGTAGATACCGATTTTAAAATGACTGCTGAGCAACTGGAAAAAGCCATTACACCCAAAACCAAAATGATGTGGTTTAGCTCGCCGTGTAACCCAAGCGGATCCATATACAGCGAAACAGAGCTTAAAGCACTAGCCGAAGTACTACAAAAACACAATATTTATGTAGTATCAGACGAGATATACGAGCATATTAACTTTTCGGGAAAAGCCCCCAGTATTGCATCTATACCTGGTATGTTTGATAAAACCATAACCGTAAACGGAGTGGCAAAAGCATTTGCCATGACGGGATGGCGTATTGGCTATATTGGCGCACCAGAATTTATTGCCAAAGCATGTACTAAAATACAAGGGCAGGTAACTAGTGGTGCTAACTGTATAGCACAACGTGCTACTATTGATGCTGTTGATGCCGACCCTAAAGTACTCAAACATATGGTTACGGCATTCCACAAACGTAGAGACCTTGTTATTGAACTAATGAATGATATTGATGGCTTTAAAAACAACGTTCCAGAAGGTGCGTTTTATGTATTCCCAGATATATCGGCATTTTTCGGTAAAACATTAAATGGTATTGCAATTAAAAATGCTGACGATTTTGCAATGTACTTGCTAGAACACGCTAATGTAGCTACGGTAACAGGTGCTGCATTTGGTAACCCTGATTGCATTCGTATATCGTACGCCACTAGCGAAGATCAACTTAAAGAGGCACTCCTCCGTATTAAAGAAGCGGTGTCGGCTTAA
- a CDS encoding endonuclease domain-containing protein, translated as MEQEILTYIKGKPIYRNFVKNLPYNPNLKIRAKNLRKAGNYPEVVFWQQVHKRKFYTIDFDRQRIIGNYIVDFYVKALGLIIEIDGTSHNNKESYDTKRENYLCTLLGLEVYRISSIRILHDLENVMTELENFIIKHFG; from the coding sequence ATGGAACAAGAAATTTTAACCTATATTAAAGGTAAACCCATATACAGAAACTTCGTTAAAAACTTGCCTTACAATCCTAATTTGAAAATAAGGGCTAAAAATCTGCGCAAAGCAGGCAACTATCCCGAAGTAGTATTTTGGCAACAAGTACACAAAAGAAAATTTTATACTATCGATTTTGACAGGCAACGCATTATAGGAAACTATATCGTCGATTTTTATGTTAAGGCGTTGGGTTTAATCATAGAAATCGATGGCACAAGTCATAACAATAAAGAATCTTACGATACCAAAAGGGAGAACTATTTGTGCACCTTATTAGGTTTGGAGGTTTATCGTATTTCCAGCATACGCATATTACATGATTTAGAAAATGTAATGACCGAACTGGAAAATTTCATTATTAAGCATTTTGGATAA
- the purT gene encoding formate-dependent phosphoribosylglycinamide formyltransferase, producing the protein MNKKILLLGSGELGKEFVIAAQRIGQTIIAVDSYENAPAMQVADGHEVINMLDGTALDAIVAKHQPDFIVPEIEAIRTERFYDYEKQGITVVPSAKAANFTMNRKAIRDLAAKDLGLRTANYRYATSAKELQNAVAQVGMPCVVKPLMSSSGKGQSTIKTQEDITKAWNYAVEGSRGDVVEVIVEAFVDFHSEITLLTVTQNNNPTLFCAPIGHRQERGDYQESWQPAQVSDKDIAEAQDMAKKVTEALGGAGIFGVEFFLTDEGVYFSELSPRPHDTGMVTLAGTQNFNEFELHLRAILSLPIAEIILEKAGASAVLLASENSNNPTYTGIDKIAALPKTDFRLFGKPTSRPYRRMGVVLTNDSVDTPIENVVEKAKYAATLVKVLR; encoded by the coding sequence ATGAACAAAAAAATACTTTTATTAGGCTCGGGCGAACTGGGTAAAGAGTTTGTAATTGCTGCACAACGCATAGGGCAAACCATTATAGCGGTAGATAGTTACGAAAATGCACCTGCCATGCAAGTAGCCGACGGGCATGAAGTAATTAATATGCTGGATGGTACTGCACTAGATGCTATAGTTGCTAAACACCAACCCGATTTTATAGTACCCGAAATAGAAGCCATACGTACTGAACGTTTTTACGATTACGAAAAACAAGGTATAACTGTAGTACCATCGGCTAAAGCTGCTAATTTTACCATGAACCGTAAAGCCATACGTGACCTTGCTGCTAAAGATTTAGGCTTGCGTACTGCCAATTATCGTTATGCAACCTCAGCCAAAGAGTTACAAAATGCTGTAGCCCAAGTAGGCATGCCTTGTGTGGTAAAACCACTAATGTCATCGTCAGGAAAAGGACAATCTACTATAAAAACGCAAGAGGATATTACCAAAGCATGGAATTATGCGGTGGAGGGTTCACGTGGCGACGTAGTAGAGGTAATTGTAGAGGCTTTCGTAGACTTTCATTCAGAAATTACACTTCTTACCGTTACCCAAAACAACAACCCTACTCTGTTTTGTGCCCCCATAGGACACCGACAGGAGCGTGGCGACTACCAAGAAAGCTGGCAACCCGCACAAGTATCGGATAAAGACATTGCAGAAGCACAGGATATGGCTAAAAAAGTAACCGAAGCACTTGGTGGTGCAGGCATATTTGGGGTTGAGTTTTTCCTTACGGATGAAGGCGTCTATTTTTCCGAACTATCGCCACGCCCACACGATACAGGCATGGTTACGTTGGCAGGTACACAAAACTTTAATGAATTTGAGTTGCACTTACGTGCGATATTAAGCCTACCCATTGCTGAAATTATATTAGAAAAAGCAGGAGCAAGTGCGGTACTATTAGCATCCGAAAACAGCAATAATCCAACCTACACAGGTATTGATAAAATAGCCGCATTACCTAAAACTGATTTTAGACTATTTGGCAAACCAACCTCTCGCCCATACCGCCGTATGGGAGTAGTACTAACTAACGATAGTGTAGATACCCCTATTGAAAACGTAGTAGAAAAAGCCAAGTACGCAGCTACATTGGTTAAAGTGTTGCGGTAA
- the fabD gene encoding ACP S-malonyltransferase, giving the protein MKAYVFPGQGAQFTGMGNDLYENDEAKALFEKANEILGFRITDSMFEGTADELKQTKVTQPAVFLHSVILAKTLGNNFKPDMVAGHSLGEFSALVAAGALTFEDGLKLVSQRAQAMQKACEMAPSTMAAVLGLEDTVVEEICEKTQGIVVAANYNCPGQLVISGETPAVERACDALKTAGARRALLLPVGGAFHSPMMEPAREELAAAIAATSFNTPICPVYQNVTAMAVTNPDEIKENLIKQLTAPVRWTQSVQNMVADGATLFTEVGPGNVLQGLVKKINKEVTTAAAS; this is encoded by the coding sequence ATGAAAGCATATGTATTTCCGGGGCAAGGTGCTCAGTTTACTGGAATGGGTAACGATTTATATGAGAATGACGAAGCAAAAGCATTATTTGAGAAAGCAAACGAAATACTAGGCTTTCGTATTACTGATAGTATGTTTGAAGGTACTGCCGACGAACTAAAGCAGACTAAAGTAACACAACCCGCAGTATTTTTACACTCGGTTATATTGGCAAAAACATTGGGCAACAATTTTAAACCCGATATGGTAGCTGGGCATTCGTTAGGCGAATTTTCGGCACTTGTAGCAGCAGGGGCATTAACCTTTGAGGACGGATTAAAATTAGTATCGCAACGGGCCCAGGCAATGCAAAAAGCCTGCGAAATGGCTCCGTCTACTATGGCTGCTGTTTTGGGTTTAGAAGATACCGTTGTAGAAGAAATTTGCGAAAAAACACAAGGTATTGTAGTGGCTGCTAATTATAATTGCCCTGGGCAATTGGTAATATCGGGCGAAACACCTGCGGTAGAGCGCGCTTGCGATGCACTAAAAACAGCAGGGGCACGACGTGCACTTTTACTACCTGTAGGTGGTGCATTCCACTCCCCTATGATGGAGCCTGCCCGCGAAGAGTTGGCTGCAGCCATAGCTGCAACCAGTTTTAACACACCCATTTGCCCTGTGTACCAAAACGTAACAGCCATGGCAGTTACAAACCCAGATGAAATTAAAGAGAACCTTATAAAACAACTTACGGCTCCTGTACGTTGGACACAGAGTGTACAAAACATGGTTGCCGATGGTGCTACGTTATTTACTGAGGTAGGACCTGGTAATGTATTACAAGGTTTAGTTAAAAAAATAAATAAAGAGGTTACTACAGCAGCAGCATCGTAG
- a CDS encoding DEAD/DEAH box helicase family protein: MKQFPTNIHFKYPWRKYQQRVLQELSAHLSNRHLHIIAPPGSGKTVLGLEVMLRLNQPALVLAPTIAIRNQWIQRFCELFLQEDRIPEWISRDIKNPAFVTVSTYQGLHAACCYRGIEIVATEEEEEGINYKIKKTSNDNLNAIAARLLQQGVKTIVLDEAHHLKNEWWATLTTIKEKLDPVIVGLTATPPYDVTGAEWQRYTELNGPVDTEISVPELIMEGDLCPHQDYIYFTLPTPEEKQGIDKIRYRMDQLFEAVQHDATLVTAIENHPVWIDPSEHLDWIYSNVAYYSAMLIFLNANKKEVPKKYIEIIVDTKDEIPELDYNWMETLLDFYLYQEKTHFATYNEHRLKLENKLRNYGAMEKRRVTFGHNTKVDTKLILSISKLNAIEEITDFEYEQLGSNLRMVVLTDYIRKEFYTNDTENNGTLNKIGVLSIFEKLRRNNSKNIKIGVLTGSVVIVPKKVLPQLEAMANVYNITVNSSIVPFDTDYVLVDQTEQLKHRIVQIITAIFEDGGIEVLIGTKSLLGEGWDAPAINSLILASFVGSFVLSNQMRGRAIRTQKGNKNKTGNIWHLVCVDPESVDGGRDLQLMKRRFRGFVGVSYNEESGIENGLNRLQIPDTLYNPHTIAAKNAETFAAAAARSHLQKKWNTALANGVQLIEEIKVPFHEAIQNKSYKQTKQFYYNKTITHFTSGLISGVLAYSEGVINLFSRSLRNIRTLEQVAFILSIVGVGGLFFFGSKVYKSFRLYIGYKEISKDIQQISYALLHALHDEGYIQTNFSDLNTVTEVDDMGSIYCHLEGGTTYEKSVFINALMELIGPIHNPRYVIIRKSGLLFIKQKDYHAVPELISKNKKPAVNFASHWGKYVGNYELVFTRNQTGRKLLVKSRAKALISQLDNNLEQISKWR, encoded by the coding sequence TTGAAACAGTTTCCAACCAATATTCATTTTAAGTACCCATGGCGGAAGTACCAACAACGGGTACTCCAAGAGTTATCAGCACATTTATCCAACAGGCATTTACATATTATTGCACCGCCTGGGTCTGGCAAAACAGTATTGGGTTTAGAGGTTATGCTACGGCTTAACCAACCTGCCTTAGTACTAGCCCCCACTATTGCCATACGCAACCAATGGATACAACGCTTTTGTGAATTGTTTTTACAAGAAGATAGAATTCCTGAATGGATTTCGCGCGATATAAAAAATCCCGCCTTTGTAACTGTTAGTACCTACCAAGGGTTACACGCTGCATGCTGCTACAGAGGCATAGAGATTGTTGCTACCGAAGAGGAAGAAGAAGGAATAAACTACAAAATTAAAAAGACTAGTAACGATAACCTAAATGCAATAGCAGCACGCTTACTACAGCAAGGAGTAAAAACAATTGTGTTGGATGAAGCACACCATTTAAAAAATGAATGGTGGGCTACGCTTACTACTATTAAAGAGAAACTAGACCCCGTTATTGTTGGGCTTACTGCAACACCACCATACGATGTAACAGGTGCAGAATGGCAACGGTATACAGAACTTAATGGTCCTGTAGATACCGAAATAAGCGTACCCGAACTTATTATGGAAGGCGACCTGTGCCCGCATCAAGATTACATTTATTTTACACTACCTACACCAGAAGAAAAACAGGGTATTGATAAAATAAGATACCGAATGGATCAGCTTTTCGAAGCGGTACAGCATGATGCTACATTGGTAACGGCAATAGAAAATCATCCCGTATGGATAGACCCAAGCGAACATCTGGACTGGATATATAGTAATGTAGCATATTATTCGGCAATGCTCATTTTTCTTAATGCTAACAAAAAGGAAGTTCCTAAAAAATATATCGAAATTATTGTTGATACAAAGGATGAAATTCCTGAATTGGATTACAATTGGATGGAAACACTTCTTGATTTTTATTTGTATCAAGAAAAAACACATTTTGCTACCTATAACGAGCATCGTTTAAAACTCGAAAACAAATTACGGAACTATGGTGCCATGGAAAAACGTAGGGTTACGTTTGGACATAACACTAAAGTGGATACAAAACTTATTTTAAGCATAAGCAAGCTAAATGCTATAGAGGAGATTACCGATTTTGAGTATGAACAATTGGGCAGTAACCTGCGAATGGTTGTACTAACAGATTATATTAGGAAAGAATTTTATACTAACGATACCGAAAATAATGGCACCTTGAATAAAATTGGGGTACTCTCTATTTTTGAGAAATTACGGCGTAACAATAGTAAGAATATAAAAATTGGAGTACTTACAGGGTCGGTGGTTATTGTACCTAAAAAAGTACTGCCACAACTAGAGGCAATGGCTAACGTTTATAATATTACCGTAAACAGTAGTATTGTACCTTTTGATACCGATTATGTATTGGTTGACCAAACGGAGCAACTAAAACACCGTATTGTACAAATAATAACGGCAATTTTTGAAGATGGCGGCATTGAGGTACTCATTGGCACTAAATCATTACTAGGCGAAGGTTGGGATGCTCCTGCCATCAATTCGTTAATACTAGCCAGTTTTGTAGGGTCGTTTGTATTGTCCAATCAAATGCGTGGCAGGGCTATAAGAACACAAAAAGGAAACAAGAATAAAACAGGAAATATTTGGCATCTGGTGTGTGTAGACCCTGAATCGGTAGATGGTGGTAGGGATTTACAGTTAATGAAGCGACGCTTTAGAGGTTTTGTTGGCGTTTCGTATAACGAGGAAAGCGGAATAGAAAACGGGCTTAACCGATTACAAATTCCTGATACATTGTACAATCCGCATACCATAGCAGCAAAAAATGCTGAAACTTTTGCGGCTGCCGCTGCGCGTAGTCATTTACAAAAAAAATGGAACACTGCTTTGGCTAATGGTGTACAATTAATAGAGGAAATAAAAGTTCCATTCCATGAGGCAATACAGAATAAATCGTATAAACAAACAAAACAATTTTACTATAATAAAACAATTACGCACTTTACATCGGGGTTAATAAGTGGCGTTTTAGCCTACAGTGAAGGGGTGATAAACCTGTTTAGTAGATCACTCAGAAATATACGAACATTAGAACAAGTTGCATTTATACTAAGTATTGTAGGGGTTGGTGGGTTATTCTTCTTCGGGAGCAAGGTGTATAAATCATTTCGGTTGTACATTGGTTATAAAGAAATATCAAAAGATATACAGCAAATTAGCTATGCACTACTACATGCATTACATGATGAGGGTTACATCCAAACTAATTTCTCTGATTTAAATACCGTTACGGAAGTGGATGATATGGGCTCGATATATTGTCATCTAGAAGGAGGTACCACCTATGAGAAATCAGTATTTATTAATGCCTTAATGGAGTTAATTGGACCAATACATAATCCGCGCTACGTAATTATCAGAAAAAGTGGACTGTTATTTATCAAACAAAAAGATTATCATGCTGTACCCGAACTTATTTCAAAAAATAAAAAGCCCGCTGTAAATTTTGCTTCGCATTGGGGTAAATACGTAGGTAATTATGAACTTGTTTTTACGCGGAACCAAACAGGGCGGAAACTTCTAGTAAAATCGCGTGCAAAAGCATTAATATCGCAACTTGATAATAATCTGGAGCAGATAAGCAAATGGCGATAA
- the galE gene encoding UDP-glucose 4-epimerase GalE: MKVLVTGGLGFIGSHTVVELQNEGFDVVVIDDLSNSSLDVLDGITAITGKKPDFEQIDLREKKAVQDFFKKYTDVSGIIHFAASKAVGESVENPLLYYENNLSTLVYLLQELQKKDQAQFIFSSSCTVYGQAEKMPITEDAPVQQAMSPYGNTKQIGEEIINDVAKMSNINAILLRYFNPVGAHESTEIGELPKGTPQNLIPFITQTAIGLREQLSVFGNDYPTPDGTCIRDYIHVVDLAKAHVTALKRLVQAKNMDNVEVFNLGTGTGNSVLEVINVFEKVSGKKLSYKIVDRREGDITEAYADTTKANDVLGWKAELPIEAALESAWKWEQKVRSK; encoded by the coding sequence ATGAAAGTACTTGTTACCGGTGGATTAGGCTTTATAGGCTCCCACACAGTAGTCGAATTGCAAAACGAAGGCTTTGATGTAGTAGTAATAGACGACCTTTCTAATTCTTCACTCGATGTATTGGATGGTATTACAGCCATTACGGGTAAAAAGCCCGATTTTGAGCAAATAGACCTCCGCGAGAAAAAAGCCGTTCAGGATTTCTTTAAAAAATATACCGATGTATCGGGTATTATCCATTTTGCAGCCTCCAAAGCAGTAGGCGAAAGCGTAGAAAATCCGCTACTGTATTACGAAAACAACTTAAGTACACTTGTTTATTTATTACAAGAGCTACAAAAGAAAGACCAAGCACAGTTTATATTCAGTTCATCGTGCACTGTGTACGGTCAGGCAGAGAAAATGCCAATTACAGAAGATGCTCCTGTACAGCAGGCAATGTCGCCCTATGGTAACACAAAACAGATAGGCGAAGAGATAATTAACGATGTTGCTAAAATGAGTAACATTAATGCTATATTATTACGCTATTTTAATCCAGTAGGGGCACACGAATCTACAGAAATAGGCGAGCTACCAAAAGGAACACCACAAAACCTTATACCCTTTATTACACAAACCGCTATAGGGTTAAGAGAACAATTGTCTGTTTTTGGTAACGATTACCCAACACCCGATGGTACTTGTATTCGTGATTACATTCATGTAGTAGATTTAGCCAAAGCGCACGTTACAGCACTAAAGCGACTAGTACAGGCTAAGAACATGGATAATGTAGAAGTATTTAATTTAGGTACAGGTACAGGAAATTCGGTACTCGAAGTGATAAATGTTTTTGAGAAGGTAAGTGGTAAAAAACTCAGCTACAAAATAGTGGACAGGAGAGAAGGCGATATTACAGAAGCCTATGCCGATACTACAAAAGCTAATGATGTATTGGGCTGGAAAGCAGAATTACCTATTGAGGCAGCATTGGAATCTGCATGGAAATGGGAGCAAAAGGTACGAAGCAAGTAG